The following proteins come from a genomic window of Streptomyces sp. GS7:
- a CDS encoding DUF2637 domain-containing protein, translating into MVILASVGFILSYDALRQVAVAIHVRPLLSYLFPVVVDGFIAYGVRAILLLRDRPFGARLYAWILFFVATGASLWANALHAITLNRRLPSGPSALHLADSIVGVLSTLAPLALAGSVHLWIIMARTADSSVPDQCTRRPGPVRSDTARHEVVRTDSEKSALRASHELPPQPGPSAADGPKETPADKQKPPASKASAPAAPCHGEEESAPSTVRNGAPSGPNGPGRPEPQTTPDSNPISTPSGGRESARSEDGSNLAAYQDLSVPDGSDAPRDREPVDEWMKELLPIAREASRVAGRISRSAVQDAVRARQPISNDRLGELLAQLRQEEEEAQARTLVPASPGRALW; encoded by the coding sequence GTGGTCATCTTGGCCAGCGTCGGCTTCATCCTCTCCTACGACGCGCTACGTCAGGTCGCCGTTGCCATCCACGTTCGTCCGCTGCTCTCCTACCTGTTTCCGGTCGTGGTCGACGGCTTCATCGCCTATGGAGTAAGGGCGATTCTTCTCCTGCGGGACCGCCCTTTCGGGGCCCGGCTCTACGCCTGGATCCTGTTCTTCGTCGCGACCGGAGCGAGCCTTTGGGCGAACGCTCTGCACGCGATCACGCTCAACCGCAGGCTCCCCTCCGGACCGTCCGCTCTGCACTTGGCGGACAGCATCGTTGGGGTCCTTTCGACTCTCGCGCCGCTCGCCCTGGCGGGCTCAGTGCACCTCTGGATCATCATGGCGCGGACGGCCGACTCGTCCGTCCCGGACCAGTGCACGCGCCGTCCGGGACCGGTCCGGAGTGATACCGCGCGCCATGAGGTGGTGCGAACGGATAGTGAGAAGAGCGCGCTCAGGGCGAGCCACGAACTGCCTCCGCAACCTGGTCCATCCGCTGCGGACGGACCGAAAGAGACCCCTGCGGACAAGCAGAAGCCACCCGCCAGCAAGGCTTCTGCCCCCGCCGCACCCTGCCATGGCGAAGAGGAAAGCGCACCGTCAACCGTCCGGAACGGTGCTCCGTCCGGACCGAACGGACCGGGTCGTCCCGAGCCTCAAACCACGCCGGACAGCAACCCGATTTCCACCCCGTCAGGCGGGAGGGAATCGGCGCGCTCGGAAGACGGGAGCAACCTCGCGGCTTACCAAGACTTGTCCGTCCCGGACGGCAGCGATGCCCCTCGGGACAGGGAGCCCGTGGACGAGTGGATGAAGGAACTTCTGCCGATCGCCCGGGAGGCGTCACGCGTCGCGGGACGCATCAGCCGATCCGCGGTCCAGGACGCGGTACGTGCCCGGCAACCCATCAGCAACGATCGGCTCGGCGAACTGCTCGCCCAGCTCAGGCAAGAGGAAGAGGAGGCGCAGGCGCGGACGCTGGTACCCGCCAGCCCCGGCAGGGCGCTTTGGTGA
- a CDS encoding C40 family peptidase: MKNVRLVLGLVTAMAISGVVLMMTFGGADSAKAQETGFGGGIAPDAPVPGWLRTLINKNAGKCPQVTASILAAQLYTESNFNPRAKSPVGALGIAQFMPSTWAQYGVDGDNDGVKDVFNPADAVAAQAAYDCALAGEVKSVPGDSTDLMLAAYNAGGGAVIKYRGIPPYAETRSYVKAIRDLAAKWGSAVNPNVPAGKGAATAIAAARTALGTWYQWGGDCISPYKGQSGCDCSSLTKMAWSHAGVNLPRVTYDQVHSGTAVHAVSQLQPGDLLFSVPGSSGPEHVGMYIGNGEVIEAPHTGAQVRIKPLSYWTPQIIAMRHVG; this comes from the coding sequence ATGAAGAACGTACGTCTAGTCCTCGGCCTGGTTACAGCCATGGCCATCAGTGGCGTCGTGCTGATGATGACTTTTGGCGGTGCGGATAGCGCCAAGGCCCAAGAGACAGGCTTCGGCGGCGGCATCGCGCCGGACGCTCCGGTGCCCGGGTGGCTCCGGACTCTCATCAATAAGAACGCCGGCAAATGCCCGCAGGTCACGGCCTCGATTCTGGCTGCGCAGTTGTACACCGAATCCAACTTCAACCCGAGGGCCAAGAGCCCCGTGGGGGCGCTGGGGATCGCTCAGTTCATGCCCTCGACCTGGGCTCAGTACGGAGTCGATGGCGACAATGATGGAGTCAAAGACGTCTTCAACCCGGCTGACGCCGTGGCCGCTCAGGCCGCCTACGACTGCGCCCTGGCCGGGGAAGTGAAGTCCGTTCCTGGCGATTCCACGGACCTCATGCTTGCTGCGTACAACGCCGGCGGCGGCGCCGTGATCAAATACCGCGGCATTCCGCCCTACGCGGAGACCCGCAGCTACGTAAAGGCGATCCGCGACCTGGCCGCGAAGTGGGGATCGGCGGTGAACCCCAACGTGCCCGCGGGCAAGGGTGCTGCGACTGCCATCGCCGCTGCGCGGACGGCGTTGGGGACCTGGTACCAGTGGGGTGGCGACTGCATATCGCCGTACAAGGGGCAGAGCGGCTGCGACTGCTCTTCGCTGACCAAGATGGCCTGGAGCCATGCCGGGGTGAATCTCCCCCGTGTCACGTACGACCAGGTCCACTCCGGGACCGCTGTCCACGCGGTTAGCCAACTCCAGCCGGGTGACCTGCTATTTAGCGTGCCCGGCTCCTCCGGGCCGGAACACGTCGGCATGTACATCGGCAATGGCGAGGTCATCGAGGCGCCGCACACCGGGGCTCAGGTGCGGATCAAGCCCTTGAGCTATTGGACGCCGCAGATCATCGCGATGCGCCACGTTGGCTAA
- a CDS encoding SCO6880 family protein, translating to MSTYQFGKHRPTGLVGRRDLGEQVVLGCGAGGGIMCGFLFNSVPLLAGVGLVLPIALALVIVYMPYRPKGTTQRRTIYRWWRINRYYKKATARTGGVWASPAVEAGVRRDGTPPDAALTEPEGIAGMTWVPATVRGQQAVVVLQPEAGCVTATLEIASPGLGGKEVGEQVVALERWGELLDAFGNVEEHPVKRIQVLARQMKSDPYAHQKFIAQRDESAATADAPQWLKDSYDVLANAVSTSAEEHRYYITIHAKFTRDLAAEGAARGTGDEGVAAAMAAYLEELWSRAEDAGLSVIAPLDEGRMAAYIRNSYDPDHAIWDTGLPQAHAFPRNVDVRRGAHVATRAAGSTDSWFHATAAVVGWPTTPVGPDFLSPLLIGMPDVIRTIAITQQLEPNDKAVERMLAEDTNNLAEMDRDRKRGKNIDPRDRVAADATGSRGMALASSGAAGSAVVGYITISSRSASELERTKRTTASRARNAHLRIEWLDLEHARAFATTLPLAGGIK from the coding sequence ATGTCTACGTATCAGTTCGGAAAGCACAGGCCGACGGGGTTGGTGGGCCGTAGGGACCTCGGCGAGCAGGTCGTCCTCGGGTGCGGGGCAGGTGGCGGCATCATGTGCGGCTTCCTCTTCAACAGCGTGCCCCTGCTGGCTGGTGTGGGCCTGGTCCTGCCGATCGCCCTCGCGCTCGTGATTGTGTACATGCCCTACCGGCCGAAGGGCACGACGCAACGTCGCACGATCTACCGGTGGTGGCGGATCAACCGCTATTACAAGAAGGCTACGGCCCGTACCGGCGGAGTGTGGGCCTCCCCCGCGGTGGAGGCCGGCGTGCGCCGTGATGGGACTCCGCCGGACGCCGCTCTGACAGAGCCGGAGGGTATCGCCGGGATGACCTGGGTGCCCGCAACCGTGCGCGGTCAGCAGGCTGTAGTGGTGCTCCAGCCCGAGGCCGGGTGCGTTACTGCCACCCTGGAGATCGCTTCCCCCGGGCTGGGAGGCAAGGAAGTGGGGGAACAGGTCGTCGCCCTGGAGCGCTGGGGCGAACTGCTAGATGCCTTCGGCAACGTTGAGGAACACCCGGTGAAGAGGATCCAGGTCCTCGCCCGGCAGATGAAGTCGGACCCCTACGCCCATCAAAAGTTCATCGCGCAGCGCGACGAGTCCGCAGCGACGGCCGACGCTCCGCAGTGGCTGAAGGACTCGTACGACGTGCTCGCCAACGCCGTGTCCACGTCCGCCGAGGAGCACCGCTACTACATCACCATCCACGCCAAGTTCACCCGCGACTTGGCGGCCGAAGGCGCGGCCCGGGGCACTGGCGACGAAGGGGTCGCCGCCGCGATGGCCGCGTACCTTGAAGAACTGTGGTCCCGCGCGGAGGACGCTGGCCTCTCGGTGATCGCGCCTCTGGACGAGGGCCGGATGGCCGCGTACATCCGCAACTCCTACGACCCGGACCACGCCATCTGGGACACCGGCCTCCCGCAGGCTCACGCGTTCCCCCGCAATGTCGACGTTCGCCGTGGGGCACACGTGGCCACCCGCGCCGCGGGTTCCACCGATAGCTGGTTCCACGCCACGGCGGCCGTCGTCGGATGGCCCACCACGCCCGTCGGCCCGGATTTCCTGTCGCCTCTTCTCATCGGGATGCCCGACGTGATCCGCACCATCGCGATCACCCAGCAGCTGGAGCCGAACGACAAGGCCGTGGAACGGATGCTCGCAGAGGACACGAACAACCTGGCGGAGATGGACCGCGACCGTAAGCGCGGCAAGAACATCGACCCTCGGGACCGGGTCGCGGCGGACGCCACCGGATCGCGGGGCATGGCCCTGGCCTCCTCGGGCGCGGCCGGCTCCGCCGTCGTCGGGTACATCACCATCTCCTCGCGCAGCGCCTCGGAGCTGGAGCGCACGAAGCGGACGACCGCTTCCCGTGCCCGCAATGCCCACCTCCGGATCGAATGGCTCGACCTCGAACACGCAAGGGCCTTCGCCACCACTCTCCCTCTCGCCGGAGGCATCAAGTGA
- a CDS encoding ATP/GTP-binding protein, which yields MNLLDLAPLSPMHETVRRPLYTETTTSQALYLPIAPPTLGTAGAIIGRELYSGKAFIYCPFSSFGDGLPGGNMIVLGDTGRGKSALTKTYAGRQIRLGRQVVVLDTKEQTEREEGEWAALGRSLTGTDPVKFAPGGGPGASCINPMDPAIAGKRQVELVRTILELGLGKPLDEFAGSALRIAIRRAHQRAGDLGRTPVLADVAAALRSPEESDATAKKRTRDELLSDGLEASYVLDRLCGSEQDTATGDLTGMLDGPTSLGVDLDADMIVFDLTKVPSGGVAMTILVAVISVFLEEVWLRPLCECGTEPSQHERVVVDAKSGAWELGPNPESGCRRYTQRKRILVAEEAWHILGTPQLASLLERFLKFARGYGLSCIFIVHHLSDIDDSPETQAALKMADTIVIYSQKKAEAEETVSRLGLPSWTAEHIMRLRRGIALWKVGEVIYPGVQHLLVEAETHLCFSSGSMRDLANTSPDTE from the coding sequence GTGAACCTGCTCGATCTCGCCCCGCTGTCCCCGATGCACGAGACGGTGCGCCGCCCGCTCTACACGGAGACGACTACCAGTCAGGCCCTGTACCTTCCCATCGCGCCGCCGACCCTCGGTACCGCGGGCGCGATCATCGGCCGGGAGCTGTATTCAGGGAAGGCGTTCATTTACTGCCCCTTCTCCTCGTTCGGCGACGGCCTGCCCGGCGGGAACATGATCGTTCTCGGCGACACCGGCCGGGGGAAGTCCGCGCTCACCAAGACCTACGCCGGGCGGCAGATCCGCCTGGGCCGTCAGGTGGTCGTGCTCGACACCAAGGAACAAACGGAGCGCGAGGAGGGCGAGTGGGCCGCCCTCGGACGCTCACTGACCGGCACGGACCCAGTGAAATTCGCCCCGGGTGGCGGTCCCGGTGCCTCATGCATCAACCCGATGGACCCCGCCATCGCAGGCAAACGACAGGTCGAGTTGGTTCGGACGATCCTAGAACTCGGCCTCGGCAAGCCCCTGGACGAATTCGCCGGCTCCGCGCTGCGCATAGCCATCCGCCGGGCCCACCAGCGGGCGGGTGACCTCGGCCGCACGCCTGTCCTGGCGGACGTCGCCGCCGCGCTCCGGTCACCGGAGGAGTCCGACGCCACGGCCAAGAAGCGGACGCGGGACGAACTCCTCAGTGACGGTCTGGAGGCGTCCTACGTACTGGACCGGCTCTGCGGAAGCGAACAGGACACGGCGACCGGCGACCTCACGGGCATGCTCGACGGGCCGACCAGCCTAGGCGTAGACCTCGACGCCGACATGATCGTCTTCGATCTGACAAAGGTTCCCAGCGGCGGCGTCGCCATGACCATCCTCGTAGCCGTCATCAGCGTGTTCCTCGAAGAGGTGTGGCTGCGCCCGTTGTGTGAGTGCGGGACGGAGCCGAGCCAGCACGAACGCGTTGTGGTCGACGCCAAGTCCGGTGCCTGGGAACTCGGGCCGAACCCGGAATCGGGCTGCCGCCGCTACACCCAGCGCAAGCGCATCCTCGTCGCCGAGGAGGCATGGCACATCCTCGGAACTCCCCAACTCGCCTCGCTGCTGGAGCGGTTCCTCAAATTCGCGCGCGGCTACGGGCTGTCCTGCATTTTCATCGTCCACCACCTGAGCGACATCGACGACAGCCCGGAGACCCAAGCGGCCCTAAAGATGGCGGACACCATCGTCATCTACTCGCAGAAAAAGGCCGAGGCCGAAGAGACAGTGTCTCGGCTTGGCCTCCCATCCTGGACGGCCGAGCACATCATGCGCCTGCGCCGCGGGATCGCTCTGTGGAAGGTCGGGGAGGTCATCTATCCCGGCGTCCAACACCTCCTGGTCGAAGCCGAGACACACCTGTGCTTCAGCTCAGGCTCGATGAGGGACCTTGCCAACACCTCCCCGGACACCGAATGA
- a CDS encoding DUF6238 family protein — protein MTRYRHISAATPFHADSERATSMTITTDEIALSADEHAARQDIDQLHADALELARRTRALATVLDHGDYSAAGGRVRTAVTHIWRAAEDLHSAFHTAPPRCAGPDASLSRLCGRRMRYLAARVARRAE, from the coding sequence ATGACCAGGTACCGCCACATCTCCGCCGCCACCCCCTTCCACGCAGATTCGGAGCGCGCCACCTCCATGACCATCACCACCGACGAGATCGCGCTCTCGGCCGACGAGCACGCGGCGCGACAGGACATCGACCAGCTGCACGCCGATGCCCTCGAACTCGCCCGCCGTACAAGGGCACTGGCCACTGTGCTGGACCACGGTGACTACTCCGCCGCGGGTGGCCGCGTCCGCACAGCAGTCACTCACATCTGGCGAGCGGCGGAAGATCTCCACAGCGCCTTCCACACGGCTCCGCCGCGCTGTGCCGGGCCCGATGCTTCGCTCTCCCGGCTCTGCGGCCGGCGGATGCGCTACCTCGCGGCCCGGGTCGCGCGGAGGGCCGAGTAG
- a CDS encoding type IV secretory system conjugative DNA transfer family protein, protein MRHPLNPHDFGYSLGTSQRPKGVELWSRADKTCRVIGPMGSGKTLRFFAPTIRNWAGPVLATSTKPDLVELTLDARRRDGRPVMVFDPQNIAPSLPKFRWTPITGASETEIAMMRAKAFVAGSRTPGSATQSSEGSTFYKGQASKILAAFFHAAALDGANLDWVLKWARKLTDPAPLGILNAHPGAGPGWADMLRTATTGDSRTVGNTAATLDAALEPLMHQSVIRALQGDGEDPTDFHEFLDAEGTIYLLGKDSEVNSVAPLTTAIAEGLLDLAEAHALASPAGRLDPALLAALDEAPNIAPIPSLRQRVADGRGRGITVIYGLQGWASAIARFGEDTANELAAFTNHVVVFGGAKDPVFLKDMSDLCGQVERERTTKTTTGGDRGGHSTATHMALEPVLRGDEIRALPEGHALVLADNLPPVVTRLDGMWTWASWAEIEGRVRDLRSANEAERSRQAAEQKRQAEAHAAAWAKRQGVAA, encoded by the coding sequence ATGCGCCACCCCCTCAATCCTCACGACTTCGGCTATTCGCTGGGTACCTCGCAACGCCCGAAGGGCGTAGAGCTGTGGTCCCGCGCCGACAAGACATGCCGGGTCATCGGCCCCATGGGCAGCGGAAAAACGCTGAGGTTCTTCGCCCCAACCATCCGCAACTGGGCCGGACCGGTCCTGGCCACCTCGACCAAGCCGGACCTGGTGGAACTGACCCTCGATGCACGGCGGCGCGATGGCCGACCGGTCATGGTCTTCGACCCACAGAACATCGCTCCCTCTCTCCCCAAGTTCCGTTGGACGCCGATCACGGGCGCGTCCGAGACCGAGATCGCGATGATGCGGGCCAAAGCGTTCGTCGCCGGCTCCAGGACCCCCGGGTCCGCCACACAGTCCAGCGAAGGCAGCACCTTCTACAAGGGACAGGCGTCAAAGATCCTCGCCGCGTTCTTCCACGCCGCAGCTCTCGACGGCGCCAATCTGGACTGGGTGCTGAAGTGGGCGCGAAAGTTGACTGACCCCGCACCGCTCGGCATCCTCAACGCCCACCCCGGCGCCGGCCCCGGCTGGGCGGACATGCTCCGCACGGCCACGACCGGCGACAGCCGTACCGTCGGCAACACCGCCGCGACCCTCGATGCAGCCCTTGAACCCCTCATGCACCAGTCGGTGATCCGGGCTCTGCAAGGAGATGGAGAGGACCCTACGGACTTCCACGAGTTCCTTGACGCTGAAGGCACCATTTATCTGCTCGGCAAGGACAGCGAAGTGAACAGCGTCGCTCCGCTGACCACGGCGATAGCTGAAGGCCTACTAGACCTCGCCGAGGCTCACGCCCTCGCGTCCCCAGCAGGGCGTCTCGACCCGGCCCTCCTGGCGGCCCTGGACGAGGCGCCGAATATCGCGCCGATCCCCTCTCTGCGCCAACGTGTCGCCGACGGCCGGGGCCGAGGCATCACGGTGATCTACGGCCTTCAAGGGTGGGCGTCCGCCATCGCCCGCTTCGGCGAGGACACAGCGAACGAGCTGGCGGCATTCACCAACCACGTCGTGGTGTTCGGTGGAGCGAAGGACCCCGTCTTCCTCAAGGACATGTCCGACCTGTGCGGACAGGTCGAGCGGGAACGCACCACAAAGACCACTACCGGGGGAGACCGCGGCGGCCACTCGACCGCTACTCACATGGCGTTGGAACCGGTCCTGCGCGGGGACGAGATCAGGGCTCTTCCCGAAGGTCACGCCTTGGTGCTCGCGGACAACCTCCCGCCAGTCGTCACCCGTCTCGATGGCATGTGGACCTGGGCGTCCTGGGCCGAGATCGAAGGTCGCGTACGGGACCTTCGATCTGCGAATGAGGCGGAGCGCTCCCGGCAGGCCGCCGAGCAGAAGAGGCAGGCCGAGGCTCATGCCGCTGCCTGGGCAAAGCGTCAGGGAGTCGCCGCGTGA
- a CDS encoding DUF397 domain-containing protein, with product MNVDLTGAKYFKSKYSGGNSQCVEVAHNLRGVVPVRDSKNPEGPALAFPPDAYSAFIAGVRDGYFRA from the coding sequence ATGAACGTTGACCTGACCGGCGCGAAGTACTTCAAGTCCAAGTACTCCGGGGGCAACTCCCAGTGCGTCGAGGTCGCGCACAACCTGAGGGGCGTTGTCCCCGTTCGGGACAGCAAAAACCCTGAAGGGCCGGCTCTGGCCTTCCCGCCGGACGCGTACTCGGCGTTCATCGCCGGCGTTCGCGACGGGTACTTCCGCGCCTGA
- a CDS encoding helix-turn-helix domain-containing protein produces MTQKRATEPVKRRRVGGQLRLWREAAGLKPRDAAKLVGLDGPQLSRMERGVYPVKAERVRTFAKLYEFDDEAAIEAVAEAAEVPLGTGWWAPYAPFVSQAYLDFIELESEATTIRTHHPTVIPGLLQAPGYAREIISREGAAPSERPVKRLVAIRTGRQEVFTRDVPVQVHALVHETALKAHFKSGTIVMREQLRQMIDYSELPGVTIQIIPLTTHPAYGADGAFTLLSFAHPWPSVTSIDGPGGGSHTEDPELFDVQSDEFESIASVSLTHGDSQQFLREQLEELQS; encoded by the coding sequence ATGACGCAGAAACGGGCGACCGAGCCGGTTAAACGACGCAGGGTTGGCGGCCAGTTGCGCCTCTGGCGCGAAGCCGCTGGCTTGAAGCCACGCGATGCCGCGAAGCTGGTTGGCCTGGACGGTCCACAGCTGTCCCGCATGGAGCGTGGTGTCTACCCGGTCAAGGCGGAGCGGGTTCGGACCTTCGCCAAGTTGTACGAATTCGACGATGAAGCGGCGATCGAGGCCGTTGCCGAGGCCGCGGAAGTGCCGCTCGGCACGGGATGGTGGGCGCCGTACGCACCGTTCGTCAGCCAGGCGTATCTGGACTTCATCGAGCTGGAATCGGAAGCGACGACCATCCGAACCCATCACCCCACCGTAATTCCGGGTCTGCTTCAAGCTCCGGGCTACGCAAGGGAGATCATCTCTCGCGAGGGCGCCGCACCATCTGAGCGTCCAGTGAAGAGGCTTGTTGCAATCCGTACCGGCAGGCAGGAGGTGTTTACGCGCGACGTCCCGGTGCAGGTACACGCCTTGGTGCACGAGACCGCGCTCAAAGCGCACTTCAAGTCCGGCACCATAGTGATGCGCGAGCAGCTGCGCCAGATGATCGACTACTCCGAACTCCCGGGCGTTACCATCCAGATCATCCCGTTGACTACGCATCCGGCGTATGGCGCCGACGGCGCGTTCACACTGCTGTCGTTCGCGCATCCCTGGCCGTCAGTGACCAGCATCGACGGGCCAGGCGGCGGAAGCCATACCGAAGACCCCGAGCTGTTCGACGTTCAGTCGGACGAGTTCGAGTCCATCGCTTCTGTGTCCCTCACTCATGGGGACTCGCAGCAGTTTCTACGAGAACAACTGGAGGAGCTCCAATCATGA
- a CDS encoding class I SAM-dependent methyltransferase — translation MAATLVPETRSPDYWDHAYWKGARFLSVGREERQLLRAYTQLKSGQFAVDAGCGRGSLAATMNGWGLNVLALDFSEVAIDAARNTFQEFENLRFDRFDFNADSEHHMLQPGTVDLITCRLTFAFLDRPRFLGDCRRWLKADTGTLHITTAVHELAPPEHAHRGLTLAEINALDDGHWQHVTRYPITLGGSVQGIVLRGPIR, via the coding sequence ATGGCCGCCACACTGGTGCCCGAGACCCGTAGCCCGGACTACTGGGACCACGCGTACTGGAAAGGCGCCAGGTTCCTGTCCGTCGGGCGGGAGGAGCGGCAACTGCTACGCGCCTACACCCAGCTCAAGTCAGGCCAGTTCGCGGTAGATGCCGGATGCGGGCGCGGTTCGCTGGCCGCCACGATGAACGGCTGGGGCCTCAACGTCCTCGCGCTGGACTTCTCCGAAGTCGCCATCGACGCGGCCAGGAACACGTTCCAAGAGTTTGAGAACCTGCGGTTCGACCGGTTCGACTTCAATGCCGACTCGGAGCACCACATGCTCCAGCCCGGCACGGTGGACCTGATCACCTGCCGCCTGACGTTCGCCTTCCTCGACCGCCCCCGCTTCCTCGGCGACTGCCGTCGGTGGCTGAAGGCCGACACCGGCACCCTGCACATCACCACGGCCGTGCATGAGCTGGCGCCGCCGGAACACGCGCACCGCGGCCTGACGCTGGCCGAGATCAACGCGCTCGACGACGGCCATTGGCAGCACGTGACGCGCTACCCGATCACCTTGGGCGGCTCCGTGCAGGGAATCGTCCTGCGCGGCCCCATCCGCTGA
- a CDS encoding DUF6415 family natural product biosynthesis protein, producing the protein MTLVERALAWDPENLTTPDLDTVLDMIEHFSQYGRVVANELRVLCRSLPVGSAVAVRARATLGEADRRLNLPRSIANRQARHRAQNLARLLKALHRATGLVYEEWPHTAGQVPRHTSTAEVDHSETDRPP; encoded by the coding sequence TTGACGCTCGTCGAACGGGCGCTCGCCTGGGACCCGGAGAACCTGACCACTCCAGACCTCGACACTGTCCTGGACATGATCGAGCACTTCAGCCAGTACGGACGCGTCGTCGCAAACGAACTGCGCGTGCTGTGCCGCAGCCTCCCTGTTGGGTCGGCCGTCGCTGTGCGCGCACGGGCCACACTCGGCGAGGCAGACCGGCGACTCAACCTCCCACGCTCGATCGCCAACCGGCAGGCCAGACACCGCGCCCAGAACCTGGCCCGTCTCCTCAAGGCCCTGCACCGCGCCACCGGCCTGGTCTACGAAGAGTGGCCGCATACCGCGGGCCAGGTTCCACGACACACCTCTACGGCTGAGGTGGACCACTCGGAGACGGACCGGCCCCCGTAG
- the fxlM gene encoding methyltransferase, FxLD system, with the protein MTDVPLDPDAATQLRNKVVDQLKKDGTIVSPGVEAAMRKVPRHLAVPEASLDDAHSTYKAVVTQEDEHGNHTSSVSAPQIQAMQLEQAGIRSGDNVLEIGTSGPNAAYLAELVGPSGQVTTVDIDPTPAARAERFLTETGYTNVNVVVADAEGGFPKNARYDAIVVTVGAWDIPPTWIDQLKDDGRLVVPLRINGLARTYGFVRESDHLVATSAHPCGFVAMQGAGSHTEKAMQLPGDEGVTLHFDEGPPADPSLLTGVLDTVRVETWTGVTVANREPIGTLQMYLATHVPTYCSMSINPELASGAIGPTGLGFSMVAIDGPNFGYVVVRRNPEKQNAEFGFHAFGPDGAGFAGRLADIVRTWGKDYRGASDPRITVYPAGTPDDRITGDRTIDKQHSRISVSWSAA; encoded by the coding sequence ATGACCGATGTGCCCTTGGACCCCGACGCGGCCACCCAGCTCCGCAATAAGGTCGTCGACCAGCTCAAGAAGGACGGCACGATCGTGTCGCCTGGCGTCGAGGCTGCCATGCGTAAGGTGCCCCGTCACCTGGCCGTACCGGAGGCGTCGCTCGATGACGCCCACAGTACGTACAAGGCCGTGGTCACCCAGGAGGACGAGCACGGCAATCACACCAGTTCTGTGTCCGCTCCGCAGATTCAGGCCATGCAGTTGGAGCAGGCCGGCATCCGGTCCGGTGACAACGTGCTGGAGATCGGCACCAGCGGACCGAATGCCGCCTACCTCGCGGAGCTGGTGGGGCCTTCCGGGCAGGTTACGACCGTCGACATCGACCCCACGCCTGCCGCCCGCGCCGAGCGGTTCCTGACCGAGACCGGTTACACGAACGTCAACGTCGTCGTCGCTGATGCCGAGGGCGGCTTTCCCAAGAACGCCCGCTACGACGCGATCGTGGTGACGGTCGGCGCTTGGGACATCCCGCCCACGTGGATCGATCAGCTCAAGGACGATGGCCGGCTCGTCGTACCGCTCCGCATCAACGGCCTGGCCCGCACCTACGGGTTCGTTCGAGAGAGCGACCACCTGGTCGCCACCAGTGCCCACCCGTGCGGGTTCGTGGCGATGCAGGGCGCTGGCTCCCACACCGAGAAGGCGATGCAACTGCCCGGAGACGAGGGTGTCACCCTGCACTTCGACGAGGGGCCGCCCGCCGACCCGTCGCTGCTGACCGGTGTCCTGGACACCGTTCGCGTCGAGACATGGACCGGGGTGACCGTCGCCAACCGGGAGCCCATCGGCACCCTTCAGATGTACCTGGCGACGCACGTGCCGACGTATTGCAGCATGTCCATCAACCCCGAACTGGCCTCCGGCGCGATCGGCCCCACCGGTCTCGGGTTCTCGATGGTCGCGATCGATGGCCCGAACTTCGGCTACGTCGTGGTGCGCCGCAACCCGGAGAAGCAGAACGCGGAGTTCGGGTTCCATGCCTTCGGTCCCGACGGGGCCGGCTTCGCCGGGCGGCTGGCCGACATCGTCCGCACTTGGGGCAAGGACTACCGCGGCGCTTCCGACCCGCGCATCACTGTCTACCCGGCGGGCACACCCGATGACCGGATCACCGGAGACCGGACCATCGACAAGCAGCACAGCCGGATCTCAGTCTCCTGGTCGGCCGCGTAG